In a genomic window of Vulpes vulpes isolate BD-2025 chromosome 6, VulVul3, whole genome shotgun sequence:
- the GSC gene encoding homeobox protein goosecoid — protein sequence MPASMFSIDNILAARPRCKDSVLPVAPSAAAPVVFPALHGDSLYGAGGGASPDYGAFYPRPVAPGGAGLPAAVGGSRLGYNNYFYGQLHVQAAPVGPACCGAVPPLGAQQCSCVPTPPGYEGPGSVLVSPVPHQMLPYMNVGTLSRTELQLLNQLHCRRKRRHRTIFTDEQLEALENLFQETKYPDVGTREQLARKVHLREEKVEVWFKNRRAKWRRQKRSSSEESENAEKWNKTSSKASPEKREEEGKSDLDSDS from the exons ATGCCCGCCAGCATGTTCAGCATCGACAACATCCTGGCCGCCCGGCCGCGCTGCAAGGACTCGGTGCTGCCGGTGGCGCCCAGCGCCGCGGCTCCGGTCGTCTTCCCGGCCCTGCACGGGGACTCGCTCtacggcgcgggcggcggcgcctCCCCGGACTACGGCGCCTTCTACCCGCGGCCCGTGGCCCCCGGCGGCGCAGGCCTCCCGGCCGCGGTCGGCGGCTCCCGCCTCGGCTACAACAACTACTTCTACGGGCAGCTGCACGTGCAGGCGGCCCCCGTGGGCCCGGCCTGCTGCGGGGCGGTGCCGCCGCTCGGCGCCCAGCAGTGCTCCTGCGTCCCGACGCCCCCAG GCTACGAGGGCCCGGGCTCGGTGCTGGTGTCCCCGGTCCCGCACCAGATGCTGCCCTACATGAACGTGGGCACCCTGTCGCGCACCGAGCTGCAGCTCCTCAACCAGCTGCACTGCAGGCGGAAGCGGCGGCACCGCACCATCTTCACCGACGAGCAGCTCGAGGCGCTGGAGAACCTCTTCCAGGAGACCAAGTACCCGGACGTGGGGACCCGCGAGCAGCTGGCGCGGAAGGTGCACCTCCGCGAGGAGAAAGTGGAG GTCTGGTTTAAAAACCGCCGTGCCAAGTGGCGGCGGCAGAAGCGGTCCTCGTCCGAGGAGTCGGAGAACGCGGAGAAGTGGAACAAGACCTCGTCCAAGGCGTCCCccgagaagagggaagaggaaggtaaAAGCGATTTGGACTCGGACAGCTGA